Proteins co-encoded in one Ictalurus punctatus breed USDA103 chromosome 18, Coco_2.0, whole genome shotgun sequence genomic window:
- the LOC108278455 gene encoding uncharacterized protein LOC108278455, with protein sequence MAHVSSFWLQWGMACSVFALVFAWVFALVFAQDSSWDCSDRDDILRDAPVDVSTPSRCTLDCTARTYRAVLELHNRLTIRFTDSRAVEPEEYCWPSRIKCSPGQRLQSAFILLPVDSSVVDSDPLRLQINSETNGATVRQHAEYSLLPAECGLRFDVTEHIPAQERQENLCVKIIAREQSTLGNGLMCPPFLVTTWEKWNRG encoded by the exons ATGGCGCACGTGAGCTCTTTCTGGCTGCAGTGGGGAATGGCGTGTTCCGTGTTTGCTTTGGTGTTTGCTTGGGTGTTTGCTTTGGTGTTTGCTCAAGACAGCTCGTGGGACTGCAGTGACAGGGATGACATTCTCAGGGACGCGCCTGTCGACGTGAGCACCCCGTCTCGTTGCACCCTGGACTGCACAGCGCGGACGTACAGGGCGGTTCTGGAGCTGCACAACAGACTTACTATTCGCTTCACAGACTCACGTGCAG TTGAACCGGAGGAGTACTGCTGGCCCTCCAGGATAAAATGCAGCCCTGGCCAACGTCTCCAGAGTGCATTTATTCTCCTACCTGTGGACTCATCTGTAGTGGATAGCGATCCCCTCAGACTTCAGATCAACTCAGAGACTAACGGAGCGACTGTGCGCCAGCACGCCGAGTACTCGCTTCTCCCGGCCGAATGCGGCCTTCGCTTCGACGTCACGGAGCACATACCCGCACAAGAGCGCCAGGAAAACCTCTGTGTGAAAATAATAGCTCGGGAGCAAAGCACCCTGGGAAATGGTCTAATGTGTCCGCCGTTCCTGGTCACGACCTGGGAGAAATGGAATCGAGGATAA